The window ctgagggtggcacagcccagcagggagCGTTGCGTGGGTGATGGTGGCCCTGGGGAAACTCCAGTGCGCAGTGGGCGCAGTGGGTGCAGTGCATGCAGCGTGTGCAGTGCGTGCAGTGCATGCAGTGGATGCAGCAAACCAGTGCCGAGCCCCACCAGGCCCTGGTTGCATCTCCTCATTCCCAATCCCTCCAGCCCTGATCCAGGCAGTTTCTGCAGCCCGGCAGGGAATATTTCATTCTTACCCCGCAGCCTGGCACCGCTCTCCTGACCTGCGCTGGCTCCTTTAGGGAGCTGACTTCTTGCTGCCGCGAGCATCGCCTGTGGTTAAGTCAAACCCAGGTTAAGAGGACGGTGGCAGGGCACGAAAAAGCACGCTCTGCCCCCTCCAGCCACATCCTGCTGCCACGGatgcagggctggaggtgcaggGGGGGTCCCCAAAAGCACGGGAAGATGCGGCTGCTTTGGGGTGCCGGCATCCCCCGAAGCCATAAGCCCTGGTTGTGCTCAGCCACGCAAGGAAAGCAATGGGCTGATCCTGCCCCACCGTGGGCCCCACCTGGAGGGGACAGCCGTGCCCTGACGGGTGTCCCCGGCTGTCCCCACGGCCGTGGTGGCCTCCCTGGGCTTTTCCAGCGCGATCCATTACCGCGCCGTTAGTGGGAGAGGAGTTCATTTTTGCCATTTAACATTTCATGGATAATTAATTATTCTTCATGTTCCCAGCgaaaagcagaagcaggtaCGGGCTGTTCAAAGGCTGGGTGCCGGCGGAAAAGCGAGCTGAAACCCTGGGAAATTGGTGAATTTATTCGCAGCATCAAAGGCGAGGGGGTGGCGGCGCCGCCGTAATGGGGCCCCGCGCTGCGCACAGCCCCCGGGCACCCGCCTGGTGCTGAGCCCGCCGCGGTGCTGAGCCCGCCGTGTGCTCACCAGGGGTGAGCGGGCGGGCAGCAAAATGGATAACGGCATTTAACATCTCCTAATAATGACAGCTAGCTGGTAAATAATGCCTGTTATACCACGGGAGCCGGAGTGAATTACTTCCCCGAGTTAGCAGGCAGGCAGCGCAAGCTGGGGGGGCTCAGCGCAGCCCCTGCCTGCATTATCCCACCCCCCCGTGGTGCCCCCCGTGTGTCCCCACATCCCAAATCGCACCCCAAATCTGCACGCTTGCAAAACGCACCGCGGGCAGCGGGGTGATGAGGGTGCCTGGCCGCGCACCCACCGCCCGGCGGGCCCTAAATCACGGCTATCTGCtggcagagggggagaaaaaaaaaacacagagatggCAACCCAGTAGTTTATGGATATAATAAATTGCcccggaggaaaaaaaaaatgtttcccctGAAACAAACGGTGTGGGCTGCAATCTGCACACAAACGGCCCCTCGGCACGTGGCCGGGTTACGGCCAGCCCCTCATCCCGAGAGCAGGCACAAAACAGTGGGGCGGGAGCGGGGAGTttagggaaaataattttccatcGTGTTCATGCTGCCCACTCGCTCCGATCTCTCCTGGCTGCCTCCAGGGCACCCcgcagcacccttgggtgcagGTCTGGCAGGGGGTGACGGGTCCTTGCGGTGCCAGCGGGTGGCAGCGGGGTGGCAGTGGTGTAGGGGtggcacggggagcaggggctgtgctggtgttGGTGGGGAATCGGGGGGGGCTGTGAGGATGGGGAGaggcaggatccggccccagCGTGTCCCCACGTGCTCCCGCTGCAGGCTGGAGGGTGGCCaaggctctgctgccagctccaccAGGCCGGACTCTGCCCCGTCCCTCCCCTTGGCTCGGCTCCTGGCGGCGCGAGGGgaacggggacagggacaggggacGGGGACGAGGACGGACATGGCTGCCctgagccagccccagcaggcgTCCTATGACGCCATCGTCATCGGGGCTGGCATCCAGGGCTCCTTCGCCGCCTACCACCTGGCGCAGCGGCACCGGGACACactcctgctggagcaggtactggtgtccccagccccgctgcgTCCCCAACCCTGCcgtgtccccagctctgctgcatggGGACGGGGACCTGGCTGCACTGTGCCCGACCCCGTGCCGTGCGCATGGCACAGAGTCAGGGTGTGCTGGTGGCACgaccccagtgtccccagtgccAGGACCCCCATATTCCCAGTGCCATgatccccatgtccccagtgCCAGCACCCCGGTGTCCCCAGTGCCAAGATCCCCATACCCCCAGTACCAGGACCCCCGTGTCCCCAGTGCCAGGACCCTGGTGTCCCCAATGCCAAGACCCCCGTGTTCCCCATACCAGGGCCCCATATACCCAGTGCCATGATCCTCATGTCCCCAGTGCCAAGACCCCCGTATTCCCAGTACCAGGACCCCTGTGTCCCCACTAACAggcccccagtgcccccagtgccAAGACACCCATATCCCCAGTGCCAGACCCCCCAATGTCCCCAATACCAGCACCCCCATATCCCCAGTTCCAGCCCCACCGtgcccccagtgccaccccccagccccactgttTCTCAGAGCAGCGTCCATCAGGGTGGGCTGCGCACCCCGCTACCTGTTGGGGCTCGGGGACACCCGGCAGCCGTGGTCACCCTGATGTCCCCGTGCCCCACAGTTCGTCCTGCCCCACTCTCGGGGCAGCTCGCATGGGCAGAGCCGCATCACCCGCAGCGCCTACCCGCAGGCGCACTACGCCCGCATGATGCCCGACAGCTTCCTCCTCTGGCAGAGGCTGGAGGCCGAGGCTGGCACCAGCCTCTACAGGTGACGGGGACGAGGACCAAGCCCCCACGCCGGGCACTGTCCCCTCCCCGGGGAACCGGGCTGGGGGTGGCGAGGGGTCCGGCGCTGTGCGGGGAGGCAGCCCGCAGCTCCGGCTAATTTATGGGGCTCCCTAAAGGAGGAGCCGTTAAGGAAATAAGCAGCTAACGGTGCCATCCGTTGTCCCCAATGTCACCGTGGTGGTGGGGACGCAGGCGGACggggctggtggtgctggggccggcGGGTGACCCGGAGCTGGAGGGCTgccggcgcggcgcggggcccgGTGACACCCTCGACGCCGCGGCGCTGGCACGGCGCTTCCCCGGCCTCCGGCCCCGTGCCGGGGACGTGGCCCTGTGGGACGGCAGCGGCGGGGTGCTCCGGGCAGACCGGGCGCTGCGGGCAGTGCAGGTGGGTGCCACcgtggggacggggacgggggaCAGGGTGGGtgtccccatctccatccccgCAGCCACCTCCCGCTGCCCGCACCCAGGACGTGTTTCGCCGGCACGGGGGCACGCTGCGCGACGGGGAGAAGGTGCTGAGCATCCAGCCCGGTGCCGTGCTCACCGTCACCACCACCGGCGGGGTGTACCGAGCCCCCCGGCTCATCATCACGGCCGGAGCTTGGACCAGTGCCGTGCTGGCACCGCTGGGCCTCCGCCTGCCGCTGCAGGTGAGGGTTGGTGGCACCGCGGGGCGGCGTGGCCGTGGGCACGGCTGacccggtgtcccccccccagcccctgcgcATCGACGTGTGCTACTGGAGGGAGAAGGAGCCCGGCAGCTACAGCGCAGGCACGGCCACCCCCTGCTTCATGGCTTTGGGGCTGCCCGAGGCTCCCCACGGCATCTACGGGCTGCCCGCCCTCGAGTACCCCGGGCTGGTCAAGGTGAGCGGGGCACCATGGTGGGGGCACCACATTTCCCCCCCCGTTTGTCCCCACTGAGCGGCTGTCCCCAGGTGTGCTACCACCACGGCAGCCCTGTGGACCCCGAGGATCGGGACCGGGCCCCCccgggtgccccccaccccgaCGTCGCCCTCCTGAGCAGCTTCATCAGCAGCTACCTGCCCGGGCTGGAGCCGCAGCCGGCCGTGCTGGAGACCTGCATGTACACGGTGAGACCTCGCTGCCCCCTCTGTCCCCGGCCACGGGGCCAAGAAACACCCCCGGTGTCCTCCCTGTGCCCATGgggtgcagcccccagccccgcttgCTCACCCTGTGACCCCACAGAACACCCCAGATGGAGACTTCATCCTGGACCGGCACCCCAAGCACAGCAACATCGTCATCGGGGCCGGCTTCTCAGGTAGGCGAGGGGCACCCGGCGCCCCCCCTGTGGCACCCTGGGCACGGCCGCGTCCCCCCCAACTTCTCCTCCCCGCAGGCCACGGGTTCAAACTGGCGCCGGTGGTGGGGAAGCTGCTGTGCGAGCTGAGCCTGGGCGAGGAGCCGTCCCACAGCACGGCCCCCTTCGCCATCAGCCGCTTCCCCGGCGCGCTCCGGGCTGCGCTGTAGGTGCTTGCGCCCCGCTGTGCGTATccctgcaccccaaaatgccACCGCCTCCAGCTCCCTGCATCCTGGCATCCTCACAGCCTGGAATCACGATACCCTGCATCCCCACATCCCCATACCCCACTGCCCAGCACCTGGCACCCCTCTGTTCCAGCAGCCCCACACCCCAGTTTTCTGGTCCTCTGCATCCCAGTGACCCTATATCCTGGTACCCTGCACCCCAGCATCACTATAGACTGTTCCCTGCCTCCCAGTGTCCCTATATCCTGATCCCCTGCATCCTAGTATCCCTATATCCCAGTCCCCTTCACCCCAGTGTCCCTATATCCTGGTCCTCTGCCTCCTAGTGTCCCTATATCCTGAACCCTTGCCTCCCAGTGTCCCTATATCCTGATTCCCTGCATCCCAGTGACCCTATATCCTGGTCCCTGCATCCTAGTATCCCTATATCCTTGTGCCCTACACCCCAGTGTCCCTATATCCCGGTCCCTgcctccccacaccccccacGCCACGCgtgccagcccagctctgccaagCGCCCGTTCCCCGGGAGCTTTGTCAGCCTGACGGAGCTGGAAGAGCGCGGCGAGACACACTCACTTAGGAGTCaagttaaatgttttaatgttaaatgTGCCATTTTATTATCATTAGATCGCTCCCACTTAATGAAAGCGCATTAGCGCAGCGTGGCTGTAACAGCAGCGAGCGCCGAGCTCGGCCCATTTGTTTCGAAgagatgctggggggggggcagaacgGGATGGTCTGGGGGGGTCCCGAGGGTGCCAGGGGTCCCCAGGGGTCCCCAGGGTGCAGGGAGATCCTGGGGTGGGGGGTTTTTGGGGGCAGCACCCGGTGGGTGCCTGTGCTGAAGCCCAGCGCAGGCGGCCAGCGGCGCACATCGCCGTCTCCTCCTCGTTAAATAATTAacagcagcaggtggagggCTCCCATCTCCGCCGCTCATCTGCATATTTATGAAGATTGATAAACGAGTCGGCACCCGGCACCCTGCAGGGGCCGTCTcccacctccccctccccagcacccgtGGGTGGGGTGGGCTCGGGGAAGGCGCTGGGCTCATCCCGTCCGTGCACCCCGGGCAGGAGGTGTCCCGCTGCACCCCACAAACCCATCCTCACCCcctcccccacaaaaaaaaaaaaggggtgacCCCCCCGGGacacagagcaggcagcaggcgGCGTCACCAGCCAGAAATGACGtttattttcatacagaaaGGAAGGGGATGAGAAAGGACGCACAGCTGGGCTAGTGCAAACCAAAAGAGGCGGAGTGGGGGGGCCGGTGAGGGTGGGGGGACACACACAGCCTAGGGGGGGGGCGCACGGGACCCCGTCCCCACGTCCCCTTCCCGGCTGCGGGGCGGCTGCTCCCGGGGGCCCGGCCGGAGACGTCTTTGGCTCAACTAAACGGGGATGGGGAGCACGGGGagtgcccgggggggggggctgctggaggtgtttttttttgggtggggggaTTTTAAGTTACAAAATAAGGAGACAGCAGGCACTGAGGAAGAGACCGAGGGGCGCGGAGCCGCCGGGGACAgacggggaggggggcacgAGGGCTGCAGCCAGCGAGCCGGCCGGGCTGCTCCCCCCGCGGA is drawn from Aythya fuligula isolate bAytFul2 chromosome 20, bAytFul2.pri, whole genome shotgun sequence and contains these coding sequences:
- the PIPOX gene encoding peroxisomal sarcosine oxidase; protein product: MAALSQPQQASYDAIVIGAGIQGSFAAYHLAQRHRDTLLLEQFVLPHSRGSSHGQSRITRSAYPQAHYARMMPDSFLLWQRLEAEAGTSLYRRTGLVVLGPAGDPELEGCRRGAGPGDTLDAAALARRFPGLRPRAGDVALWDGSGGVLRADRALRAVQDVFRRHGGTLRDGEKVLSIQPGAVLTVTTTGGVYRAPRLIITAGAWTSAVLAPLGLRLPLQPLRIDVCYWREKEPGSYSAGTATPCFMALGLPEAPHGIYGLPALEYPGLVKVCYHHGSPVDPEDRDRAPPGAPHPDVALLSSFISSYLPGLEPQPAVLETCMYTNTPDGDFILDRHPKHSNIVIGAGFSGHGFKLAPVVGKLLCELSLGEEPSHSTAPFAISRFPGALRAAL